A single region of the Mechercharimyces sp. CAU 1602 genome encodes:
- a CDS encoding MerR family transcriptional regulator: protein MYQVKEVAAMIGVSIRTLHHYDQIGLLIPATTTEAGYRLYSDENLERLQQVLFFKEMGISLQEIQQILDHPGFDRERALCLHREALLQKKNRLETMITTIDKTLDHMKGEKRMEKEELFSGLSKKEIEAHQQKYRAEVKEKYAPELVAESERRSASYSSAQWEKIQQEADAIFWRIAKRMDGVATDEHVQEAVAQWHQHINSHFYECKLDTFRGLADLYVADERFRQNIDHIHVGLAQFMHDAMHVYCDQHDR, encoded by the coding sequence ATGTATCAAGTGAAAGAAGTAGCCGCAATGATCGGAGTAAGTATTCGTACATTACACCACTATGATCAAATTGGATTATTGATTCCGGCGACTACAACGGAGGCAGGGTATCGGCTCTACTCTGATGAAAACTTGGAGCGCTTACAACAGGTGTTGTTTTTTAAAGAGATGGGGATATCGCTCCAAGAGATTCAACAAATTCTGGACCATCCGGGGTTTGATCGTGAGCGAGCACTTTGCTTACATCGAGAGGCACTTCTTCAAAAGAAGAATCGCTTGGAAACAATGATTACCACGATCGATAAAACATTGGACCATATGAAAGGGGAAAAAAGGATGGAAAAAGAAGAGTTATTTAGTGGGTTGAGTAAGAAAGAGATTGAAGCACACCAACAAAAGTATAGGGCAGAAGTGAAAGAAAAGTATGCCCCGGAATTAGTAGCAGAAAGTGAACGACGGAGTGCCAGTTATTCAAGTGCACAATGGGAAAAAATTCAACAAGAAGCAGATGCGATATTTTGGCGCATTGCTAAGCGAATGGATGGTGTTGCTACGGATGAGCATGTTCAAGAAGCGGTGGCGCAGTGGCATCAGCATATTAATTCCCACTTCTACGAGTGTAAACTAGACACTTTTCGGGGGTTGGCAGATCTTTATGTAGCGGATGAACGCTTTCGTCAAAATATAGATCACATTCATGTGGGATTAGCTCAATTTATGCATGATGCGATGCACGTTTACTGTGATCAACACGATCGTTAA
- the aceA gene encoding isocitrate lyase gives MTIQKERDALQLKESWEKDARWKGIERSYSPEDVIRLRGSVHIEHTLARRGAERLWELLHTEHHINALGALTGNQAVQQVKAGLKAIYLSGWQVAADANLSGQMYPDQSLYPANSVPSVVKRINQALQRADQIHHAEGDNEIEWFAPIVADAEAGFGGPLNVFELMKGMIEAGAAGVHFEDQLASEKKCGHLGGKVLIPTQAAVRNLISARLAADVMGTPTIVVARTDANAAQLITSDVDERDHEFITGERTPEGFYRIKNGLDTAIARGLAYAPYADLIWCETSEPSLEEAQRFAEAIHAKFPGKLLAYNCSPSFNWKKKLDDKTIAEFQHRLGEMGYKFQFVTLAGFHALNYGMFELARKYKETGMAAYSELQQAEFDSEVHGYTATRHQREVGTGYFDEVSQVVSGGKSSTTALSGSTEEEQFSVK, from the coding sequence ATGACCATTCAAAAAGAACGTGATGCACTACAATTGAAAGAAAGCTGGGAGAAAGATGCCCGTTGGAAAGGAATTGAACGCTCGTATAGCCCTGAAGATGTAATTCGTCTGCGTGGTTCCGTACACATTGAACATACATTGGCACGTCGTGGTGCAGAGCGTTTGTGGGAACTTCTTCATACTGAACATCATATTAATGCTCTCGGTGCTTTGACAGGTAACCAAGCGGTTCAGCAAGTAAAAGCGGGTTTGAAGGCGATTTATTTGAGCGGGTGGCAAGTAGCAGCAGATGCCAACCTGTCTGGACAAATGTATCCAGATCAAAGCTTGTATCCAGCAAATAGCGTACCAAGTGTAGTGAAACGGATTAATCAAGCATTGCAACGGGCAGATCAAATCCATCATGCAGAAGGGGATAACGAGATTGAATGGTTTGCTCCTATTGTAGCGGATGCGGAAGCAGGTTTTGGTGGACCGCTCAATGTGTTCGAATTAATGAAAGGCATGATTGAAGCTGGTGCAGCGGGCGTTCACTTTGAGGATCAATTGGCCTCAGAAAAGAAATGTGGTCACTTGGGCGGAAAAGTATTGATTCCGACGCAAGCGGCTGTGCGCAACTTGATCTCTGCCCGTCTTGCTGCGGATGTGATGGGAACACCTACGATTGTGGTCGCGCGTACTGATGCTAATGCGGCGCAATTGATCACGAGCGATGTGGATGAACGTGATCATGAGTTTATCACGGGTGAACGTACCCCTGAAGGGTTTTATCGCATTAAAAATGGTTTAGATACTGCGATTGCACGTGGATTGGCATATGCTCCTTATGCTGATTTAATCTGGTGTGAAACTTCGGAACCAAGTTTGGAAGAGGCGCAGCGCTTTGCTGAAGCTATTCATGCGAAATTCCCAGGGAAATTGCTTGCATACAACTGTTCACCATCATTTAACTGGAAGAAAAAACTGGATGATAAGACGATTGCTGAATTCCAACATCGCTTGGGTGAAATGGGGTATAAATTCCAATTTGTTACCTTGGCTGGTTTCCACGCTCTTAACTACGGAATGTTTGAACTGGCACGTAAGTACAAAGAGACGGGTATGGCGGCTTACTCTGAATTGCAACAAGCGGAATTTGATAGCGAAGTTCATGGATATACAGCTACTCGTCATCAGCGTGAAGTGGGTACTGGATACTTTGATGAAGTATCGCAAGTGGTATCTGGTGGTAAGTCTTCAACGACAGCTTTGTCAGGTTCAACTGAAGAAGAGCAATTTAGCGTTAAATAG
- the aceB gene encoding malate synthase A, which translates to MHPGFAEILTPGAIQFVEKLVREFSERREWLLEKRVERQLKLDAGEKLDFLAETAWIREQSWNVDPLPHDLQDRRVEITGPTGDRKMVINALNSGAKAFMADFEDANSPTWENSVQGQINMRDAIRRTIDFTSPQGKRYALKEKVATLLVRPRGWHLLEKNLLIDGQPVSASLFDFGLYFYHNAKRLLSKGSGPYFYLPKLESHLEARLWNDVFVFAQNEMKIRQGTIKATVLIETIPAVFEMEEILYELRHHSAGLNCGRWDYIFSYIKRFHKQPEVILPDRSQVTMTVPFMRAYTLLTVKTCHKHKASAIGGMAAQVPVKGDPVKNEEAVQKVRQDKEREASDGHDGTWVAHPALVPVAMEVFDQHMSLPNQITKQRPDVEVSAEELVAVPVGTITEEGLRTNINVGVQYIEAWLRGYGAVAIHGLMEDAATAEISRAQVWQWIRHPKGILEDGRNITLALCEEVLAEELNKIQVEIGEERFAEGEFEAASRLFKKLITQDEFEEFLTIPGYKLLDA; encoded by the coding sequence ATGCATCCTGGCTTTGCAGAAATATTAACACCGGGTGCAATTCAGTTCGTAGAAAAATTAGTGAGGGAATTTTCCGAACGACGCGAATGGTTGTTAGAAAAACGTGTCGAGCGACAATTAAAATTAGATGCAGGTGAAAAGCTTGATTTTTTAGCGGAGACCGCTTGGATTCGTGAACAGTCCTGGAACGTCGATCCGCTACCACATGATCTACAAGATCGGCGTGTAGAAATTACTGGTCCAACTGGTGATCGCAAGATGGTAATCAATGCACTAAATTCAGGTGCGAAAGCATTTATGGCTGATTTTGAGGACGCCAATTCTCCAACATGGGAAAACAGTGTTCAAGGTCAGATCAATATGCGCGATGCCATTCGGCGCACGATTGACTTTACCAGTCCACAAGGGAAGCGTTACGCATTGAAAGAAAAGGTGGCTACCTTGCTGGTACGTCCACGTGGATGGCATCTACTGGAGAAAAATTTATTAATCGATGGCCAACCTGTATCTGCTAGTCTCTTCGATTTTGGCTTGTATTTTTATCACAATGCAAAGAGACTTCTCAGTAAAGGATCGGGTCCGTATTTTTATCTTCCGAAGTTGGAAAGCCATCTAGAAGCGCGTTTATGGAATGATGTCTTTGTCTTCGCTCAAAATGAGATGAAGATTAGGCAGGGGACAATTAAGGCTACAGTTCTAATCGAAACAATACCCGCTGTTTTCGAAATGGAAGAAATTTTATATGAATTACGTCATCATTCGGCTGGCTTAAACTGTGGTCGTTGGGATTATATCTTTAGTTACATCAAGCGTTTCCATAAACAACCGGAGGTGATTCTGCCGGATCGCTCGCAAGTGACAATGACTGTTCCCTTTATGCGTGCCTATACACTGTTGACAGTGAAAACTTGTCATAAGCATAAAGCGTCTGCGATTGGAGGTATGGCTGCTCAGGTGCCGGTTAAGGGTGACCCTGTTAAGAATGAAGAAGCAGTGCAGAAGGTTCGTCAGGATAAAGAACGTGAAGCTAGCGATGGTCATGATGGTACGTGGGTAGCGCATCCGGCATTAGTTCCGGTGGCGATGGAAGTGTTTGATCAACATATGAGTTTACCAAACCAAATAACGAAGCAACGACCTGATGTAGAGGTGAGTGCGGAGGAGTTAGTGGCAGTACCTGTAGGAACGATCACTGAAGAGGGTTTACGTACTAATATAAATGTGGGTGTGCAGTATATCGAAGCATGGCTACGTGGTTACGGAGCCGTTGCCATTCATGGATTGATGGAAGACGCTGCAACTGCAGAAATTTCTCGTGCTCAAGTATGGCAATGGATTCGCCATCCGAAAGGGATCTTAGAGGATGGACGCAATATTACGCTGGCGTTATGTGAAGAAGTGTTGGCAGAAGAGTTGAATAAGATTCAAGTTGAAATCGGAGAAGAACGGTTTGCAGAAGGAGAATTTGAAGCTGCGAGTCGCTTGTTTAAAAAACTGATCACTCAAGATGAATTTGAAGAGTTTCTTACTATTCCAGGGTATAAACTGTTGGATGCGTAA
- a CDS encoding Xaa-Pro peptidase family protein — translation MKERLQKVTSWLHKEKLDFALVTSTANIFYLTQFYCDPHERLFGLLLFPDREPILICPAMEKELARAAGWSKDILGHHDTDQPWKMVAAALERNGVTNPKIAAIEKEHLSFERAEQLTSLFPSLSFRSMEEKMHHLRMVKSTEEISIMLEAAQLADYGVQVGMDALYEGCTEMEIVATIEYALKRKGVSQMSFSTLVLFGANSGAPHGNPGLNQLRRGDLVLFDLGVVWKGYCSDITRTCGFYSLDTKERQMYEAVQQAQESALQACRPGVQLSELDRIARTTISEAGWGEYFPHRLGHGLGIDVHEQPYVHDLNSLVLEPGMVFTIEPGVYVPGVGGVRIEDDVVVTEDGARSLTSFSKELLLVEAKSEE, via the coding sequence ATAAAAGAGAGATTGCAAAAAGTTACAAGTTGGTTGCATAAAGAAAAGCTTGATTTTGCTTTGGTTACGTCAACGGCCAATATATTTTATTTGACACAATTTTATTGTGATCCGCATGAGAGACTGTTTGGACTGCTTTTGTTTCCAGATCGAGAGCCCATACTAATCTGTCCTGCGATGGAGAAGGAATTGGCGCGTGCCGCAGGTTGGAGTAAAGATATTCTTGGTCACCATGATACGGATCAACCGTGGAAGATGGTGGCGGCGGCATTGGAACGTAACGGGGTTACGAACCCGAAGATTGCGGCTATCGAAAAAGAACATCTTTCATTTGAGCGGGCAGAACAGCTAACCAGTCTTTTTCCATCTTTATCTTTTCGTTCAATGGAAGAAAAGATGCATCATTTGCGGATGGTGAAGTCAACCGAAGAAATCTCGATTATGTTAGAAGCGGCACAGTTGGCTGATTATGGAGTGCAAGTTGGGATGGATGCACTCTATGAAGGGTGTACAGAGATGGAGATCGTGGCTACTATTGAGTACGCATTAAAAAGAAAGGGAGTTAGCCAGATGTCCTTCTCCACCCTGGTACTTTTTGGTGCAAACAGTGGCGCTCCTCATGGTAATCCAGGCTTAAATCAACTGCGACGAGGTGATCTGGTTTTATTTGATTTAGGCGTAGTATGGAAAGGATACTGTTCAGATATCACACGTACTTGTGGCTTTTATTCGCTTGACACGAAAGAGCGTCAAATGTATGAAGCTGTTCAGCAAGCTCAAGAGAGCGCGCTACAGGCATGTCGACCAGGTGTTCAATTGTCCGAACTGGATCGTATTGCTCGTACGACCATTTCCGAAGCAGGGTGGGGAGAGTATTTTCCACATCGCTTAGGTCATGGACTAGGGATCGACGTACATGAACAACCGTATGTACATGACCTAAATAGCCTTGTCTTAGAGCCTGGGATGGTGTTTACCATCGAACCAGGAGTATATGTACCTGGCGTCGGCGGAGTTCGGATCGAGGATGATGTAGTGGTGACAGAAGATGGCGCCCGCTCGTTAACTTCGTTTTCAAAAGAGCTGCTTCTTGTGGAAGCGAAAAGTGAAGAGTAG
- a CDS encoding Na+/H+ antiporter NhaC family protein: MESSFLSLLPPIITLLLVFLTRRVLLSLGAGIVLGAFLLNDWNIGASLYLMWEVFISIIWDLENGGLNTWNMYIIFFVLLMGILSAWITLSGGGEAFARWALKKANTRTKTQLVPYFLGILIFFDDYFNTLIVGNVSRQITDRQRISRAKLAYLIDSTSAPVVVMMPLSSWGAYIIALIAGILGSTQITQYSGLEAFLFAIPANYYAITALLLLLAVILFQLDIGPMRKHERRAQEEGVLVDPNSGDVPGHESVLPSSETGKISNLLLPLIGLIIGTIISMAWTGIQAIEGEVTLLTILEFTDVSASLFYGAIVGVVVALFANLRQKTSGSWLFKGAWAGIRSMLPAIYILFLAWMITDIISKLETGDYLASWIDPSLSLFWLPAILFLFASIMAFATGTSWGTFGIMLPIAGEIVAATDPLYIIPAIGAVLGGSVLGDHCSPISDTTIMSSTGAGCVHIDHVTTQLPYALLSGIVATIGYLILGITNSVLLGLLSTFAGLAILVAILRVWNQKQSPLAKS, translated from the coding sequence ATGGAAAGTTCATTTTTATCACTATTACCACCAATCATCACCTTACTACTCGTTTTCCTGACACGAAGAGTATTGCTCTCACTCGGGGCAGGAATCGTACTAGGTGCATTTTTACTAAATGATTGGAACATAGGTGCAAGCTTATATCTTATGTGGGAAGTATTTATCAGTATCATCTGGGATTTAGAAAACGGCGGTTTAAATACATGGAATATGTATATTATCTTCTTCGTCCTCTTAATGGGGATCTTAAGTGCGTGGATTACGCTCTCCGGCGGTGGAGAAGCTTTTGCACGCTGGGCTCTAAAAAAAGCAAATACGCGTACAAAAACACAGTTAGTACCATATTTCTTAGGAATTCTCATCTTTTTCGATGATTATTTTAATACCTTGATTGTGGGTAATGTGAGTCGACAAATTACGGATCGCCAACGCATCTCACGTGCCAAGTTGGCATATTTAATTGACTCCACCTCTGCTCCCGTCGTGGTCATGATGCCCCTTTCCAGTTGGGGCGCCTATATTATCGCACTAATCGCTGGTATCTTAGGTAGCACACAGATCACACAATACTCTGGGCTAGAGGCATTCCTGTTCGCTATTCCCGCTAATTATTATGCTATCACCGCGTTACTACTTCTCTTGGCCGTAATCCTTTTCCAACTGGATATCGGGCCCATGCGGAAGCATGAGCGTCGCGCTCAAGAAGAAGGCGTGCTCGTCGATCCCAATAGCGGGGATGTTCCTGGACATGAAAGCGTTCTTCCTTCCAGTGAAACCGGAAAGATAAGCAACTTACTCTTACCTTTGATCGGCTTAATCATCGGTACCATCATCTCGATGGCATGGACGGGAATCCAAGCGATTGAAGGCGAGGTCACCTTACTTACCATCTTGGAATTTACGGATGTTTCCGCTTCACTCTTTTACGGTGCAATAGTAGGTGTGGTCGTTGCCCTGTTCGCCAATTTAAGACAAAAAACATCAGGAAGTTGGCTTTTTAAAGGAGCATGGGCAGGAATTCGTTCCATGCTACCTGCTATATATATCCTCTTTCTCGCTTGGATGATTACCGACATCATCTCAAAATTAGAAACAGGCGATTACCTCGCCAGTTGGATTGATCCATCACTCTCTTTGTTCTGGTTACCTGCCATTCTCTTTTTATTCGCTTCTATTATGGCGTTTGCTACTGGGACCTCCTGGGGTACGTTTGGCATCATGTTGCCGATTGCAGGTGAGATTGTGGCCGCAACCGACCCTCTCTACATCATCCCTGCCATCGGCGCAGTATTAGGTGGTTCGGTACTGGGGGATCACTGTTCACCTATCTCCGATACTACGATTATGTCGTCTACAGGGGCAGGCTGTGTTCATATAGATCACGTTACGACACAGCTCCCTTATGCATTACTATCCGGTATAGTAGCAACCATCGGGTATCTTATTCTAGGAATAACCAACAGTGTCCTACTCGGGTTGCTCTCCACTTTTGCTGGTTTAGCAATTCTCGTCGCCATCTTACGCGTTTGGAATCAAAAACAATCCCCTCTCGCCAAGAGCTAA
- a CDS encoding NADPH-dependent FMN reductase, translating into MNILVVCGSPRREAQTRTLAHAFMKELRQRGIEPLYFDVHHHRLPLFQGAEVEEDEVRHMRQTFTQADGMIILSPEYHFSISGALKNALDYLQRDYFRGKPVAIAAAAGGGRGGMSALNHLRLVLRGLQALVISEQVITQPSCFNAEGECISSSDRQRMEEMVEQLLRLTRALKRESL; encoded by the coding sequence ATGAATATTCTAGTGGTATGTGGAAGTCCGCGCCGGGAGGCACAAACCCGCACATTGGCGCACGCTTTTATGAAGGAATTAAGGCAGAGAGGAATCGAACCCTTATATTTTGATGTTCATCATCACCGGCTTCCCCTGTTTCAGGGTGCTGAGGTGGAAGAAGATGAGGTGAGGCACATGCGTCAAACTTTTACACAGGCGGATGGGATGATTATTTTGTCGCCTGAGTATCATTTTTCTATTAGTGGCGCCCTAAAGAATGCTCTAGACTATCTTCAGCGGGACTATTTTCGTGGTAAACCAGTGGCGATTGCAGCTGCGGCAGGTGGAGGGCGGGGAGGAATGTCAGCGCTTAATCATTTGCGATTAGTTTTGCGGGGCTTGCAAGCTTTGGTTATCTCAGAACAGGTGATCACGCAACCCAGTTGCTTTAATGCGGAAGGGGAGTGTATCAGTAGTTCCGATCGGCAACGGATGGAGGAGATGGTAGAACAGTTACTAAGGTTAACACGGGCACTAAAGAGAGAATCGTTGTGA
- a CDS encoding four-helix bundle copper-binding protein, with translation MQPNILHTLQACATKCEHITHMIAHMPDISHRRSQILIVSDCADICTLMVKYVARASFFSHKLAECCAYICGMCAAECMKYPDPDSRHCAAICQQCANECQQYAHYQQ, from the coding sequence ATGCAGCCTAACATCCTACACACCTTACAAGCTTGCGCCACTAAATGTGAACATATAACGCATATGATCGCCCATATGCCTGATATTTCTCATCGTCGTTCGCAAATACTTATTGTCTCAGATTGCGCTGACATTTGCACTTTAATGGTAAAGTATGTAGCGCGTGCAAGCTTTTTTTCACATAAGTTAGCTGAATGTTGTGCTTATATATGCGGGATGTGTGCAGCCGAATGCATGAAATATCCAGATCCTGATTCACGTCACTGTGCCGCCATCTGTCAACAATGTGCCAATGAATGCCAACAATATGCCCACTACCAGCAGTAA
- a CDS encoding response regulator transcription factor produces MIKVLLVDDHPMVRKGLTFVLKAHADIEVVGEANNGEEALHQVGSLQPDVVLMDLMMPVMDGIETTKRLKELYPEVAVIVLTSYSSQEHVLPAIRAGAVGYQIKDVESEELVRAIEAAYRGESLIHPQAMNQLLTHVTDQKGNVEEDVHEALTPRENEVLQKITEGKSNKEIAGELHITEKTVKTHVSNILSKLDVHDRTQAAIYAMKKGWF; encoded by the coding sequence ATGATTAAGGTATTATTAGTCGACGATCACCCGATGGTTCGAAAAGGGTTAACGTTCGTCTTAAAAGCACACGCAGATATTGAAGTGGTGGGCGAAGCAAACAATGGGGAAGAAGCGCTGCACCAAGTAGGATCTCTGCAGCCGGATGTGGTGTTGATGGATTTGATGATGCCGGTAATGGATGGAATCGAGACGACTAAACGGTTAAAAGAGTTATATCCAGAAGTGGCGGTTATTGTCCTAACTAGTTACTCTAGCCAGGAACATGTGTTACCAGCGATTCGTGCTGGGGCGGTAGGTTATCAGATTAAGGATGTAGAATCAGAGGAATTGGTGCGTGCCATCGAAGCGGCTTATCGAGGGGAGTCACTCATTCATCCCCAGGCAATGAATCAACTGCTAACACATGTGACCGATCAAAAAGGAAATGTTGAAGAAGATGTACACGAAGCGCTCACACCACGTGAAAACGAAGTGTTACAAAAAATTACGGAGGGGAAAAGCAATAAGGAGATTGCAGGGGAGCTTCACATTACAGAGAAGACAGTGAAAACGCATGTGAGCAACATCTTGAGCAAACTAGATGTTCATGATCGAACGCAAGCAGCTATCTATGCAATGAAGAAAGGGTGGTTTTAA
- a CDS encoding GAF domain-containing sensor histidine kinase, whose translation MSQHIRETELVTLKTIAETLNASNDLEHMLSAVLKELLQVSGLTTGWIFLIDEVGQYQFVTSHNLPPALVWEDFRPMCVGGCWCLDKYWDGRLHHAVNIMSCKRLEDATKKDWGDTHGITHHASVPIWAGDEKFGILNVAAPGKKRFHDDELTLLQSVAFQIGTAVKRVQLYHAQQKRADTYAQLDHVSRVIWNVSDIKELPAQVVQSVGDTFFWPVVALFLYREQKLYLETLYAEEKVQSIGVGLKVDQWQTVSEAFIEQRMIEKEEEPGRLTALLPPYKSSISLPLAIPGVEPFGVLMIATTERYVFDNAEKKGLQALADHIRLALQNAKLAQKQRELIVTAERNRLSRDLHDSVNQKLFSLLLTAQGAKSILPAEEPELEEALTDMQGMAREALEEMRSLIWELRPSSLEEDLGTALQMYGEHLGLEVNLEVAGSRCLTRAVEEGLWKIGQEALNNVVKHAHVQQVHIRLDMSGVDTICLRIRDGGNGFDYHPSFSEKGSYGLSNMRERSKLLGGTLVISGKKGEGTTITVEVPNHSGVAADT comes from the coding sequence ATGAGTCAACACATACGTGAGACGGAATTAGTTACGTTAAAAACGATTGCGGAGACTTTAAATGCTTCTAATGATTTGGAACACATGTTATCGGCTGTTTTAAAGGAACTATTACAAGTATCTGGCCTGACGACGGGGTGGATTTTTCTAATTGATGAGGTGGGGCAGTATCAGTTTGTGACAAGTCACAATTTACCGCCGGCACTAGTATGGGAGGATTTTCGCCCGATGTGCGTTGGGGGGTGCTGGTGCTTAGACAAATACTGGGATGGACGTTTGCATCACGCTGTAAATATCATGTCATGTAAGCGACTCGAAGATGCGACAAAGAAGGATTGGGGGGATACACATGGGATTACGCACCACGCTTCTGTCCCTATTTGGGCAGGGGATGAGAAGTTTGGAATTCTCAATGTTGCGGCTCCAGGAAAGAAGCGTTTTCATGATGACGAGTTAACGTTGCTACAATCGGTTGCTTTTCAAATCGGTACTGCGGTGAAGCGAGTACAGCTTTATCACGCACAACAAAAGAGAGCGGATACATATGCGCAATTGGATCATGTAAGTCGAGTCATTTGGAATGTGTCTGATATAAAGGAGTTACCAGCACAGGTTGTCCAAAGTGTAGGGGACACTTTTTTCTGGCCCGTGGTCGCCCTCTTTTTGTATCGGGAGCAGAAGTTGTATTTAGAAACGTTATACGCTGAAGAAAAGGTGCAGTCCATTGGGGTAGGTTTAAAAGTAGACCAGTGGCAAACGGTGAGTGAAGCGTTTATTGAGCAACGTATGATTGAAAAAGAAGAGGAACCCGGACGTCTAACAGCACTGCTTCCACCATATAAATCCTCTATCTCGCTTCCGCTTGCCATTCCAGGTGTGGAGCCTTTCGGTGTACTGATGATTGCAACAACAGAACGATATGTTTTTGATAATGCGGAAAAAAAAGGGTTGCAAGCATTGGCGGATCACATCCGCCTAGCGCTACAAAATGCGAAGTTAGCGCAGAAGCAACGGGAGCTTATTGTAACGGCGGAAAGGAATCGTCTCTCGCGGGATTTGCATGACTCGGTGAATCAAAAACTATTCTCCCTATTATTGACGGCTCAGGGGGCGAAATCAATCTTACCTGCAGAAGAGCCTGAGTTAGAAGAGGCGCTAACTGATATGCAGGGGATGGCTCGAGAGGCGCTAGAGGAGATGCGTTCGCTTATTTGGGAACTACGTCCATCCTCATTAGAAGAAGATTTAGGCACTGCATTGCAAATGTATGGTGAGCATTTAGGGCTAGAAGTGAATTTAGAAGTAGCGGGAAGTAGGTGTTTGACCCGTGCAGTGGAAGAGGGGTTATGGAAAATTGGTCAAGAGGCACTTAATAACGTTGTTAAACATGCGCATGTACAACAGGTGCACATAAGGTTGGACATGTCGGGAGTGGATACTATTTGCCTTCGCATTCGTGATGGGGGAAACGGCTTTGACTATCATCCATCGTTCTCAGAAAAGGGTTCTTATGGCTTGTCCAATATGAGAGAAAGAAGCAAGCTTTTAGGTGGAACGTTAGTGATTAGTGGTAAAAAAGGAGAAGGAACGACGATCACAGTAGAAGTACCTAATCACAGTGGTGTAGCAGCAGATACGTAG
- a CDS encoding NAD(P)/FAD-dependent oxidoreductase: MNHYDVIVIGAGQAGLAVGYYLQETSLSFCLFEAHDRIGLPWHQRYDSLHLFTPRRYSALPGCIFPGKQDEYPHKEEVVTYLQQYAKQFALPIQFDTRVRMVRKEKNIFRLTTSKGEYTAERLVVATGPFQQPARPSFADQFSPEVTQLHSAEYRHPGQLRTGNVIVIGGGNSGAQIAAECAPHYETFISVRHPLRFVPERVAGHSIFWYYDKLGFLDAALTTRRGAWLKRQPEKIYGTQLKELIKQRRVEVKAEAVGVSEGHRLTFAGGSSMAVDNVIWATGYRSDYSWLHIEKAFDEEGELLHEWGSSPVSNLYFVGLRWLSSRGSALLGWVKKDAKRVVKQIREL, translated from the coding sequence ATGAATCATTATGATGTAATCGTGATTGGAGCAGGACAAGCGGGATTAGCGGTTGGATATTATCTACAGGAGACATCCCTCTCTTTTTGTTTATTCGAAGCACATGATCGCATCGGTTTACCCTGGCATCAGCGTTATGATTCCCTTCATTTATTCACACCAAGACGCTATAGTGCTCTTCCTGGATGTATATTTCCAGGAAAGCAGGACGAATATCCGCATAAAGAGGAAGTTGTTACTTATTTACAGCAGTATGCGAAGCAGTTTGCTCTTCCTATACAGTTTGACACAAGGGTGAGGATGGTAAGGAAGGAGAAGAATATCTTTCGACTTACCACGTCGAAGGGAGAGTATACCGCCGAGCGGCTGGTAGTGGCAACAGGTCCGTTTCAACAGCCTGCCCGGCCATCATTTGCAGATCAATTCTCTCCAGAAGTGACTCAACTTCATTCCGCGGAGTATCGTCATCCTGGGCAATTGCGGACGGGCAATGTGATTGTTATCGGGGGAGGGAATTCAGGAGCACAAATTGCCGCTGAGTGCGCTCCTCATTATGAAACGTTCATCTCTGTACGCCATCCTCTACGGTTTGTACCTGAACGGGTAGCCGGTCACAGTATATTTTGGTATTACGATAAGCTCGGCTTTCTTGACGCCGCGCTGACAACGCGGCGTGGAGCATGGTTAAAACGACAACCAGAAAAAATTTATGGAACCCAGTTGAAAGAATTGATCAAACAAAGAAGAGTAGAAGTGAAGGCGGAAGCGGTGGGAGTAAGCGAAGGACATAGGCTCACTTTCGCAGGGGGTAGCAGTATGGCCGTAGATAACGTGATTTGGGCAACGGGATATCGCTCTGATTATAGCTGGCTTCATATAGAAAAAGCGTTTGATGAGGAGGGAGAGCTGTTACATGAATGGGGAAGTAGCCCTGTTTCTAACTTGTATTTTGTTGGTTTGCGTTGGCTCAGCAGTAGAGGCTCAGCGCTTCTTGGATGGGTAAAAAAAGATGCTAAGAGAGTGGTGAAGCAGATTCGGGAATTGTAG